From Gemmatimonadaceae bacterium:
AGGCCGCCCGCGGCAGTCGTGTATGACCATGCACACTCGTCTCTGGATCGCCGCTCTCGTCGCGGCAACACCCATTCTCGCGCTGAGCCCGGTAGCCTTCCCGTCTGACCCTGCACCGGGTTGCGTGAGATCGGATCCAACGTCCCGCTATAATCAGCGGCTGTTCACATCGCTGATGCGCCGGAAGGATAAAAATTCCCGCCAGACAATCGCCGTGTACGGAGTGCAGCAGGTAAAGTCACGCGATATCCGGCCCGTCACTGAGCCGGTTGTGTGCGCCCGGGCAGCGTCCGCGTATGGCAGAGCAATGAACGACGACGCACCCGGGCGAAAAGTTCACATTCTCCGTGTAGGCGACCGGTACATCGTCACTGATCCCGACTACAGAGTGGATGAGCAGCGCCGCGCGGTGACCTTCGACTCGAGCTTTTCCAGGGCGCTTGCCGTGGTTTCCGAATAGCCGCGGTCACCGAATCCAGTGTCCGATTCGTCCCCATCGGATGTCGGTGATGAACGGAAGCGGGCGGTCGCTGTCGTCGGCATTGTATGAGTAGTAAACGAACATCGGCTGCCCGCGAACGTTTGCCCGTGGCACAAAGCTCCAGTAGCGGCTGTCCTTGGAATTGTACCGGCTATCGCCCATCATGAAGTAGTGACCCGCGGGCACGACTATCGGGCCCCAGTTGTCATGGGTGGGCTGCGCCGGTGCCACGCCAAAGCGGGACGCTCTGAGGCCCACGCCTTTCTGCCAGTCGAAAAGCGGATCGACCGAATCGAACGCGTTCTCCTCCTGCCCTGCAGCAAATCCCTGGCGCTGGGGAATGCCGTTGACGTGGAGCAACGCTTTCCTCATGAAGATCGTATCCCCGGGCATGCCGACCAGACGTTTAACGAGCGTGGGATTCGGATCCCACGGCTGGTCGGACTGGGGGGGCGACCTGAAGACCACGACATCGCTGCGCTCGGGGTGGTCGTAGCCAGGCAGGTTGATATCGGTAAACGGGATGTTGGGCCCGTACACCATCTTGTTGACGAACAGCCAGTCGCCAATCAGCAGTGACGGTATCATGCTGCCTGACGGAATCCGGTATGCCTCGACGATGAAGGTCCGGAGAAAAATGAAAAAAATGAGAGCGCTCAGCAGCGGCTTGGAGTTCTCCCAGAATCGGCGCAGCGTTGAGCGCTGTGCCAAGGGGCGCGCCTTTTGGGCACGCCCCTTGTTCGACGCGACAGCCAAGGTGCTTGCTACTTAAGGTGCTTGTTTACGAGCCGGGTCATCTCGAACATGGATACCTGTTTGGTCCCGTTGAATACCGGCCTGAGTGAATCATCAGCGTTGATCATGCGCTTGTTCTTGGAATCCTGAAGCCCTTTCCGTTTGATGTAGGCCCAGAGCTTCTTCGTGACTTCGGTGCGTGGAAGCGGAGCTGACCCCACTACGGCGGCAAGTTCTGCGCTCGGTGTCATCGGCTTCATGAATGCCGCGCTTGGTGCGCGCTTGGTCGCCGATTTCTTCGCGGGAGCTTTTTTCGCTGCAGAGCTTTTCTTCGCGGTCGACTTGCTCGCGGTTGACTTCTTCGCAGTTGACTTCGAGGACGACGTCTTCGCCGAGCTCTTCTTCTTCGCAGTTGCCATCGCTTCTCCTGGTGGTTGAATCGGGCCGCTGATTTACGTCGGCACCGGTACGCGTCTCGCGAGGCAAAGTATAGCCACGACTGCCGAATGCAAGAGGGAAAACCGGATATTTCAGGGGAGGAGAAGCTTCATCATCCGCACGTCGAACGGATCGGCCGTCGCATCCTCATCGTCTATGTCGTAGTTCTGCTGCGGAGTCTCGAGAATCAGCGGCACTCCCTCCGAGCGCTCGTCGGCCATCAGCCAGTGAAATGGATCTTCGCCAATCTCACCTTCGCCGATCAGCATGTGCCGGTCCTTGTTCGAACCAAGCGCCCCTTCACTGTCGTTGAGGTGAAAGAACGAAGGCGCTTCTCCAATGATTTCCTCGAAGCCATCGAGCATCATTGTCAGCCCTTTCTTCGACGCGGAGATGTCATATCCGGATGCAAAGAGATGGCAGGTATCGAGACCGTACCCTGTCCGCTCTCGAAGTGCCTTCGGGACGTGCGACAGAATATCGGCGATCTCTTCCGCCGTTCGGCCCATGGTGCGCCCGGCGCCAGCGGTGTTCTCAATCAAGACCCTCGTACCCGAATCCACCGACTGCAACGCCTGCACGATCGCTCTGGCAATACGCTTTGCCGCTTCCGATCTCTCGCTCTCCCCCGCCGAACCGGGGTGAAAACACACTGCACCGGCACCCAGCGCGCTCGACCGCTCCAGTTCCTTCGCCAGTCCATTCGCGGCGCGTTCCCACTTGGCGTCGTCAGGCGTCGCCACGCTCAGTACGTACGCCGCATGCACGACTATATTTTCCGGCCGGATCTCCGTCTCGGCAAGCGCCGCTCGGAATCGCTCGACGCGCTCCGGCTTGATGGAGATCTTTTCGTTGTAGTACTTGGGGATCGCGGTGAACAGCTGCATGGCGGTCATGCCGGAATTGCCGGCG
This genomic window contains:
- the lepB gene encoding signal peptidase I encodes the protein MAQRSTLRRFWENSKPLLSALIFFIFLRTFIVEAYRIPSGSMIPSLLIGDWLFVNKMVYGPNIPFTDINLPGYDHPERSDVVVFRSPPQSDQPWDPNPTLVKRLVGMPGDTIFMRKALLHVNGIPQRQGFAAGQEENAFDSVDPLFDWQKGVGLRASRFGVAPAQPTHDNWGPIVVPAGHYFMMGDSRYNSKDSRYWSFVPRANVRGQPMFVYYSYNADDSDRPLPFITDIRWGRIGHWIR
- a CDS encoding SWIB/MDM2 domain-containing protein; this translates as MATAKKKSSAKTSSSKSTAKKSTASKSTAKKSSAAKKAPAKKSATKRAPSAAFMKPMTPSAELAAVVGSAPLPRTEVTKKLWAYIKRKGLQDSKNKRMINADDSLRPVFNGTKQVSMFEMTRLVNKHLK
- a CDS encoding deoxyribonuclease IV: MTRFLGAHTINNGGVHMAVKRAGNSGMTAMQLFTAIPKYYNEKISIKPERVERFRAALAETEIRPENIVVHAAYVLSVATPDDAKWERAANGLAKELERSSALGAGAVCFHPGSAGESERSEAAKRIARAIVQALQSVDSGTRVLIENTAGAGRTMGRTAEEIADILSHVPKALRERTGYGLDTCHLFASGYDISASKKGLTMMLDGFEEIIGEAPSFFHLNDSEGALGSNKDRHMLIGEGEIGEDPFHWLMADERSEGVPLILETPQQNYDIDDEDATADPFDVRMMKLLLP